Proteins co-encoded in one Oreochromis aureus strain Israel breed Guangdong linkage group 3, ZZ_aureus, whole genome shotgun sequence genomic window:
- the LOC116329788 gene encoding uncharacterized protein LOC116329788, with protein MCKSRRRDDSHSSTEWSEAFTLSVSTDQPKAQITSDMRDIPVGGSVTLTCSVNPSSSSGWKYYWYRDENSSEALTTQDAVFHSNGQISVSQEGLYRCRGGRGNPVYYTEDSQSVRIDHRAAPEPESSSFVTPLIVGLVCGVLLILLLLLLCRFKQSKNSFFARSTNQSSAMNHMIKDEAQHSQHASTLQGDACVYESIKDLHDTQNDDSVLYAQVSHDRAKTKKDNDDSLLYAQVYYSKAKPKRHKGKPAPAAADETVYSEVKSQTALD; from the exons atgtgtaagagtcgacgcagagatgactcacattcttcaacagagtggagtgaagccTTCACATTGTCAGTATCAA CAGATCAACCAAAGGCCCAAATAACTTCTGATATGAGAGACAttccagtagggggcagtgtgaccctgacctgctctgtgaacccatcatcatcatctggatgGAAATACTACTGGTACAGAGATGAGAACTCGTCTGAAGCCCTGACCACACAAGATGCAGTTTTCCACTCAAATGGACAAATCAGTGTCTCACAGGAAGGACTCTAcaggtgcagaggaggaagaggaaacccagtttactacacagaggacagcCAGTCAGTCAGGATTGATCACAGGg CAGCACCTGAGCCTGAAAGCTCTTCATTTGTCACTCCTTTGATCGTTGGACTCGTTTGTGGAGTTTTACtgattcttcttctgctgctgttgtgtcgCTTCAAACAATCAAAGA ATTCATTCTTTGCCAG GAGCACAAATCAGAGCTCTGCAATGAACCACATGATCAAGGATGAAGCTCAACACAGTCAACATGCTTCTACTCTTCAAG GTGATGCTTGTGTTTATGAATCAATCAAAGACCTTCATGACACACAAAATG ATGACAGTGTGTTGTATGCACAGGTCTCCCACGATAGAGCTAAAACCAAGAAAGACAACG ATGACAGCCTGTTGTACGCACAGGTCTATTACAGTAAAGCAAAACCTAAGAGACACAAAG GGAAACCAGCTCCTGCAGCAGCTGATGAAACAGTTTATTCTGAAGTTAAATCACAAACAGCTCTGG attaa